In Streptomyces sp. NBC_00448, the following are encoded in one genomic region:
- a CDS encoding GNAT family N-acetyltransferase, whose protein sequence is MAINVRRSRPEDHASILALMDEARGVGLSDEERARRGFVQGQLTEDLLARFQDGPGIFVADAGGELAGFAITSEPGGLPPQHPAAAAVTAVTKAADGRDLGRLFLYGPVAVDARFQGRGVLTQLLTALSRALKDDFDLAVAFVEMTNERSLAVHRHYGMTEAAHFEVGGRTYAAFTFAPTAFAQARS, encoded by the coding sequence ATGGCGATCAACGTGCGCAGGTCCCGCCCCGAAGATCACGCTTCGATCCTGGCCCTGATGGACGAGGCCCGGGGAGTAGGGCTCAGCGATGAGGAACGGGCGCGTCGGGGCTTCGTGCAGGGCCAGTTGACGGAGGACCTCCTCGCCCGTTTCCAGGACGGCCCGGGCATTTTCGTCGCCGACGCGGGCGGGGAGCTCGCCGGGTTCGCGATCACGAGCGAGCCGGGCGGACTGCCCCCGCAGCACCCGGCCGCGGCAGCCGTCACGGCAGTCACGAAGGCGGCGGACGGGCGTGACCTGGGCAGGCTCTTCCTTTACGGCCCCGTCGCGGTCGACGCACGCTTCCAAGGGCGAGGTGTGCTGACGCAACTGCTCACGGCGCTCAGCCGCGCCCTGAAGGACGACTTCGACCTCGCTGTCGCGTTCGTCGAGATGACCAACGAGCGCTCCCTGGCGGTGCACCGGCACTACGGAATGACGGAAGCCGCCCACTTCGAGGTCGGCGGACGCACGTACGCGGCCTTCACTTTCGCGCCAACCGCCTTCGCGCAAGCGCGCTCCTGA
- a CDS encoding DNA gyrase subunit B, translating to MSEDTNSYDATHITVLHGWEAIRKRPGMYVGSTSERGLHNTVFEVVGRAVNEVLAGRAGSVDVTLMTDSGVRVADDGPGVPVEAAGHTDGPGLEALLTRMPTEWRPVGRNTAALGPTVLGLCIPNALSSRLTAEVRREGTGWVQKYTHGVPVAPPTAVGPAADGGTTLTFWPDPDIFETAECSFAVLAERFRELAFLNRRLVISLTDARHLGEPRSVRFQSPGGAQDFVAFLDTPEESPVHPDVIGFEWEDQRMEGTAEVALRWCTSREERVHGFVNSLPTREGGTHVLGSRDGVANAVNAYARERRLLPAAHTDLRTEQICEGLTAIVSLKLDQPFFEGATRGTLGNPTVRPCVAEAVQEHLGDWLESHPEQAAAVVDRIVPGTPGS from the coding sequence GTGAGTGAGGACACCAACAGCTACGACGCGACGCACATCACGGTGCTGCACGGGTGGGAGGCCATTCGGAAGCGGCCCGGGATGTACGTCGGCTCGACCAGCGAACGCGGCCTGCACAACACAGTGTTCGAGGTCGTGGGCCGGGCGGTGAACGAGGTGCTGGCCGGCCGCGCCGGTTCCGTCGACGTCACCCTCATGACGGACAGCGGCGTAAGGGTCGCCGACGACGGGCCGGGGGTTCCCGTCGAGGCAGCCGGGCACACCGATGGCCCCGGCCTCGAAGCCCTGCTGACGCGCATGCCCACCGAATGGAGGCCGGTCGGCCGCAACACCGCTGCCTTGGGCCCGACAGTCCTCGGTCTCTGCATCCCCAACGCCCTGTCGAGCCGCCTGACGGCCGAAGTGCGGCGGGAGGGGACCGGCTGGGTCCAGAAGTACACGCACGGCGTTCCCGTTGCCCCGCCCACTGCCGTGGGACCGGCGGCGGACGGCGGGACCACCCTCACCTTCTGGCCCGACCCCGACATCTTCGAGACCGCCGAGTGCTCGTTCGCGGTGCTGGCGGAACGCTTCAGGGAACTGGCCTTCCTGAACCGGCGCCTGGTCATCTCGCTGACCGACGCGCGCCACCTGGGCGAGCCCCGGTCGGTACGGTTCCAATCCCCGGGCGGGGCACAGGACTTCGTCGCCTTCCTCGACACGCCGGAGGAATCACCGGTCCACCCGGACGTCATCGGCTTCGAGTGGGAGGACCAGCGGATGGAAGGGACCGCGGAGGTGGCCCTACGGTGGTGCACCTCCCGCGAAGAGCGGGTCCACGGCTTCGTCAACAGCCTTCCCACCCGCGAGGGCGGCACGCACGTGCTCGGCTCCCGCGACGGGGTGGCGAACGCGGTCAACGCCTACGCGCGCGAGCGGCGACTGCTGCCGGCAGCACACACCGACCTCCGTACCGAGCAGATCTGCGAGGGCCTGACGGCGATCGTGTCGCTGAAGCTGGACCAGCCCTTCTTCGAAGGCGCCACGCGGGGCACTCTGGGGAATCCCACGGTGCGTCCCTGCGTCGCGGAAGCCGTTCAGGAGCATCTCGGCGACTGGCTGGAGAGCCACCCGGAGCAGGCCGCAGCCGTCGTCGACCGGATCGTCCCGGGCACCCCCGGGAGTTGA
- the fxlM gene encoding methyltransferase, FxLD system codes for MVLSERIPAPGTGDRALAVGGEPDGPSSPQALTAAYAVVTDSSGRILLGRSPRGSWELAGGKNRGSESFEEAAVRELAERTGLRADPAHAQLLAMVTDDAHGVPRLTAVVRVTTWSGTLARLEPYDSTRGEWEWHEPHTLSGIGPLSAPAVHALDTVWPGILPGLDPAHPPHRYPHAVAAVPVPGEPSAAVRLRDALVDSIVADGCVRTPLVEAAFRTVPRHRYAPEVPLETAYDANLAVVTRRDGDGRAISSVSAAWLHADMIENARLAPGMRVLEIGSGGYKASLLAEIVGPTGTVVSLDIDPYVIRRASRFTDEAGYGRVRLLLGDGALGAPEHHVPRTGFDAIFLTHNCWDLAPAWTAQLAQGGHLVVPLEVGGYTRAIAFQRQGDTLVAQGFTVCGFVRDQGIGGRQTPVVQLVSGKVQLRFEDGEPGDTARLDAALTMPRLDTPTGVTIESGVPFATLQLFLATTVQGFCRLSLTRGPDDPDTAHLELPSGTDAAAVTQGDSLAYLTHVKIRETNQEPTHDSRQEAQSVWEFGVHAFGPRARALSDLLADRVRAWDRDVRYGPGPRLTVHPADTPDAELPTGHVLRKPRSCLVFDWSPRRP; via the coding sequence GTGGTGCTGTCCGAGCGAATTCCCGCTCCCGGCACCGGAGATCGGGCCCTGGCGGTGGGCGGCGAACCGGACGGCCCGTCCTCCCCGCAGGCGCTGACCGCGGCGTACGCGGTCGTCACCGACTCAAGTGGACGGATTCTGCTGGGCCGTTCGCCGCGCGGTAGCTGGGAGTTGGCCGGGGGGAAGAACCGCGGATCGGAGTCGTTCGAGGAAGCGGCCGTCCGCGAACTGGCCGAGCGGACCGGCCTGCGGGCCGACCCCGCGCACGCCCAGCTGCTGGCGATGGTGACCGACGACGCCCACGGAGTGCCCCGGCTGACCGCCGTGGTCCGCGTCACCACCTGGTCCGGAACGCTCGCGCGCCTCGAACCGTATGACTCCACGCGAGGGGAATGGGAGTGGCACGAGCCGCACACCCTGTCCGGCATCGGGCCGCTCTCCGCGCCGGCCGTCCACGCGCTCGACACGGTCTGGCCCGGCATCCTGCCCGGCCTGGACCCGGCCCACCCGCCCCACCGCTACCCGCACGCCGTCGCGGCCGTCCCCGTACCGGGAGAACCCTCGGCCGCCGTCCGGCTGCGCGACGCGCTCGTCGACTCGATCGTCGCCGACGGATGCGTGCGTACGCCGCTGGTGGAGGCCGCGTTCCGCACGGTCCCCCGCCACCGCTACGCGCCCGAAGTCCCCCTGGAGACCGCGTACGACGCCAACCTGGCCGTGGTGACCCGCCGGGACGGCGACGGGCGGGCGATCAGTTCCGTCAGCGCGGCCTGGCTGCACGCCGACATGATCGAGAACGCCCGGCTCGCACCCGGCATGCGGGTCCTCGAGATCGGCTCCGGCGGCTACAAGGCGTCCCTGCTCGCGGAGATCGTCGGCCCCACGGGGACGGTCGTCAGCCTCGACATCGACCCGTACGTCATCCGCCGCGCGAGCCGGTTCACCGACGAGGCGGGCTACGGCCGGGTGCGACTCCTCCTCGGCGACGGCGCACTCGGCGCACCCGAGCACCACGTGCCGCGAACCGGCTTCGACGCGATCTTCCTCACCCACAACTGCTGGGACCTCGCGCCCGCGTGGACCGCTCAACTCGCCCAGGGCGGCCACCTGGTCGTCCCGCTCGAAGTCGGCGGCTACACCCGGGCGATCGCCTTCCAACGGCAAGGCGACACGCTGGTCGCCCAGGGTTTCACGGTCTGCGGCTTCGTACGCGACCAGGGCATCGGCGGCCGGCAGACACCCGTCGTACAACTGGTCTCCGGAAAAGTCCAGTTGCGGTTCGAGGACGGCGAACCCGGCGACACCGCCCGGCTGGACGCCGCCTTGACGATGCCGCGCCTGGACACGCCGACCGGGGTCACCATCGAGTCCGGCGTCCCCTTCGCCACGCTTCAGCTCTTCCTCGCCACCACCGTGCAGGGGTTCTGCCGGCTGTCCCTCACCCGAGGTCCCGACGACCCCGACACCGCGCACCTCGAACTGCCGAGCGGCACCGACGCCGCCGCGGTCACGCAAGGCGACTCCCTCGCGTACCTGACCCACGTCAAGATCCGCGAGACGAACCAGGAGCCGACCCATGATTCTCGCCAAGAGGCCCAGTCCGTATGGGAGTTCGGCGTCCACGCCTTCGGCCCGCGCGCCCGGGCCCTGTCCGATCTGCTGGCGGACCGGGTGCGCGCGTGGGACCGCGACGTACGGTACGGCCCCGGCCCCCGTCTGACCGTCCACCCCGCCGACACCCCCGACGCCGAACTGCCCACCGGCCACGTGCTGCGCAAGCCGCGGAGCTGCCTGGTCTTCGACTGGTCACCACGCCGCCCCTGA
- a CDS encoding polysaccharide deacetylase family protein, with protein sequence MSTRPHLNTGPHPTTRALVTVLAALGLAVASAFALGVGAAPSNAATCNGYVGLTFDDGPSNDHTPAILNALKQNGLRATMFNEGQYAAAYPAQVQAEIDAGMWVGNHSYTHPHLIQESQSQIDSELSRTQQAIAAGGGGTPKLFRPPYGETNATLKAVEAKYGLTEIIWDVDSQDWNGASTDAIVQANSQLTNGQVILMHEWPANTLAAIPRIAQMLAGKGLCAGMISPQTGRAVAPDSGSGSTGGTGGTTGGTTSGTTGGSTGGTGGGSCTATLSAGEQWSDRYNLNVSVSGSSSWTVTMNVPSPEKIIATWNVNATWPSSQVLTATPNGSGNNWGVTIQTNGTWTWPTVSCQAS encoded by the coding sequence ATGAGCACCAGACCCCACCTGAACACCGGACCCCACCCGACGACACGCGCCCTGGTCACCGTTCTGGCGGCCCTCGGACTGGCCGTGGCGAGCGCCTTCGCCCTCGGCGTCGGCGCGGCCCCGTCGAACGCCGCCACCTGCAACGGCTACGTCGGGCTGACCTTCGACGACGGGCCGTCCAACGACCACACCCCCGCCATCCTCAACGCCCTCAAGCAGAACGGGCTGCGGGCCACGATGTTCAACGAGGGCCAGTACGCCGCCGCGTATCCGGCCCAGGTCCAGGCCGAGATCGACGCCGGAATGTGGGTGGGCAACCACAGCTACACCCACCCGCACCTGATCCAGGAGAGCCAGTCGCAGATCGACTCGGAACTCTCCCGCACCCAGCAGGCGATCGCCGCCGGTGGCGGCGGCACCCCGAAACTGTTCCGGCCGCCCTACGGCGAGACCAACGCCACCCTGAAGGCGGTCGAGGCCAAGTACGGCCTGACCGAGATCATCTGGGACGTCGACTCGCAGGACTGGAACGGCGCGAGCACCGACGCCATCGTGCAGGCCAACTCCCAACTCACCAACGGCCAGGTCATCCTGATGCACGAGTGGCCGGCCAACACGCTGGCCGCGATCCCGCGGATCGCGCAGATGCTGGCGGGCAAGGGCCTGTGCGCCGGCATGATCTCCCCGCAGACCGGCCGCGCCGTCGCCCCCGACAGCGGGAGCGGCAGCACGGGCGGCACGGGAGGAACGACCGGCGGCACCACCAGCGGTACGACCGGCGGTTCGACCGGCGGTACGGGCGGGGGCAGTTGCACCGCGACGCTTTCCGCCGGAGAGCAGTGGTCCGACCGGTACAACCTCAATGTGTCGGTCAGCGGTTCCAGCAGCTGGACCGTCACCATGAACGTCCCCTCCCCCGAGAAGATCATCGCGACCTGGAACGTCAACGCGACCTGGCCCAGCAGCCAGGTGCTCACCGCCACTCCCAACGGCAGCGGCAACAACTGGGGCGTGACGATCCAGACCAACGGCACCTGGACCTGGCCCACCGTTTCCTGCCAAGCCTCCTGA
- a CDS encoding NmrA family NAD(P)-binding protein, with the protein MSIVVTGAAGRLGRLTVEALLARGVPASDIVATSRDVARIKDLADRGVVARRADFAEPDSLAAAFAGADKLLLISTTTVDERVANHRRAIDAAVAAGVTLVAYTSMLRADTSTTALSATHHATEEYLRERVPSVMLRNGWYLENYTAQLPLVLRESAVIGAAGRGRISAATRADYAAAAAVVLTAEGHAGNVYELGGDEAFTLAELAEAISAATGRPITYTDLPADAFAQALTAAGVPAELADVLVDADLAMGRGELFTDSGDLRRLLGRPTVPLTEAIADALR; encoded by the coding sequence ATGTCGATCGTCGTCACCGGAGCCGCCGGACGGCTGGGCCGGCTCACCGTCGAAGCACTGCTGGCGCGCGGGGTGCCGGCCTCGGACATCGTCGCGACCAGCCGGGACGTCGCCAGGATCAAGGACCTCGCCGACCGCGGCGTCGTGGCGCGCCGGGCCGACTTCGCCGAGCCGGACAGCCTCGCCGCGGCCTTCGCGGGTGCGGACAAGCTGCTGCTGATCTCGACCACGACCGTGGACGAGCGGGTCGCCAACCACCGCCGCGCCATCGACGCCGCGGTGGCGGCGGGCGTGACCCTGGTCGCGTACACCAGCATGCTGCGCGCCGACACCTCCACCACCGCGCTGTCCGCCACCCACCACGCCACCGAGGAGTACCTGCGCGAGCGCGTCCCGAGCGTGATGCTGCGCAACGGCTGGTACCTGGAGAACTACACCGCCCAACTCCCGCTGGTACTGCGCGAGTCAGCCGTCATCGGTGCGGCCGGCCGGGGCCGGATCAGCGCCGCGACCCGCGCCGACTACGCTGCCGCCGCCGCGGTCGTGCTGACCGCCGAGGGCCATGCCGGCAATGTCTACGAGCTGGGCGGCGACGAGGCGTTCACGCTGGCGGAGCTCGCCGAGGCGATCTCGGCGGCGACCGGGCGGCCGATCACGTACACCGACCTCCCGGCCGACGCCTTCGCCCAGGCGCTGACCGCCGCCGGCGTGCCCGCCGAACTGGCGGACGTCCTCGTCGACGCCGATCTCGCCATGGGCCGCGGCGAGTTGTTCACCGACTCCGGCGACCTGCGGCGCCTGCTCGGGCGCCCGACCGTGCCGTTGACCGAGGCGATCGCGGACGCGCTGCGCTGA
- a CDS encoding winged helix-turn-helix transcriptional regulator, translated as MTTAEDVSEPIPSWDPYARGCPSRDVLDQIGSKWAVLVLGELGRHGACRFTQLRQRLAGVSEKMLTQTLRTLERDGLVLRTVYPEVPPRVEYALTPLGETLRGPLKALTEWSVRYIEDVLAAREEYDGRAKH; from the coding sequence GTGACGACCGCCGAGGATGTGAGCGAGCCCATACCGTCCTGGGACCCGTACGCGCGCGGCTGCCCTTCGCGTGACGTGCTCGACCAGATCGGCAGCAAGTGGGCGGTGCTCGTGCTGGGCGAACTCGGCAGGCACGGTGCGTGCCGGTTCACCCAGCTGCGGCAGCGGCTCGCGGGAGTGAGCGAGAAGATGCTCACCCAGACGCTGCGCACCCTGGAGCGCGACGGACTGGTCCTGCGGACCGTGTACCCGGAGGTGCCGCCGCGGGTGGAGTACGCGTTGACGCCGCTCGGCGAGACGCTGCGAGGTCCCCTGAAGGCGCTCACCGAGTGGTCGGTGCGGTACATCGAGGACGTCCTCGCCGCCCGTGAGGAGTACGACGGCCGCGCGAAGCATTAG
- a CDS encoding Dyp-type peroxidase, translated as MRTPDHHPSRRRFLDATGAMVAFGLAAGCTADSSASDSAKSHSGGPGSASSGAPGPASAASPAPVPPTGAHQAGITLPQPAQSNLLAVVADLTASADAGPLLAELGTTVRALADGSDARLLGLPPGDLTVTIGVGPRLVRMAGRSLPGTTDLPRFSRERIAAQARGGDLLIQVCASDALVPPVVATALLDQAGDRLRERWRQSAHRGPNIAVDKALTAPRNLLGFIDGIVGPHTTAAQDRHLWLAGPAPVAGGTIAVVRRMELDLARFAALSVAEQEAVFGRRRATGDPLSGGTITADPSLGAKTPDGRYLIPADAHVRRANANAVGAGLMLRRSYSTDSPAAGLLFISFQNDIRTFTSTLTHMDDSDALLGFTTTTASATFLILPGFDSRRPLGSPLFP; from the coding sequence ATGCGCACGCCCGATCACCACCCGTCACGTCGCAGGTTCCTGGACGCGACCGGTGCCATGGTGGCCTTCGGTCTCGCCGCGGGGTGCACCGCGGATTCCTCCGCGTCCGACTCCGCCAAGTCGCACTCGGGCGGGCCGGGTTCGGCCTCCTCGGGTGCGCCCGGCCCCGCCTCGGCGGCCTCGCCCGCGCCGGTTCCGCCGACGGGTGCGCACCAGGCGGGCATCACCCTCCCGCAGCCGGCCCAGAGCAACCTGCTCGCCGTGGTGGCCGACCTGACCGCCTCGGCGGACGCCGGCCCGCTGCTGGCCGAACTCGGCACGACCGTAAGGGCGCTCGCCGACGGGTCCGACGCCCGGCTGCTCGGTCTGCCGCCCGGCGATCTCACCGTGACGATCGGGGTGGGCCCCCGGCTGGTCCGGATGGCCGGCCGGTCGCTGCCCGGCACCACCGACCTCCCACGGTTCTCCCGCGAGCGGATCGCCGCCCAGGCACGCGGCGGTGACCTGCTGATACAGGTCTGCGCGAGCGACGCCCTCGTACCACCGGTCGTCGCCACCGCGCTTCTGGACCAAGCCGGTGACCGCCTCCGCGAACGCTGGCGCCAGTCCGCCCACCGCGGCCCGAACATCGCCGTGGACAAGGCCCTCACCGCACCGCGCAACCTGCTCGGTTTCATCGACGGCATCGTGGGCCCGCACACGACCGCCGCGCAGGACCGCCACCTGTGGCTGGCCGGACCGGCCCCGGTCGCGGGCGGCACCATCGCCGTGGTGCGGCGGATGGAACTCGATCTGGCGCGGTTCGCCGCGCTGTCCGTCGCCGAGCAGGAAGCGGTCTTCGGCCGGCGCCGGGCCACCGGCGACCCGCTGTCCGGCGGCACCATCACCGCGGACCCGTCCCTCGGCGCCAAGACCCCCGACGGCCGCTATCTCATCCCGGCCGACGCCCACGTACGCCGCGCCAACGCCAACGCCGTGGGCGCCGGCCTCATGCTCCGCCGCTCCTACAGCACCGACTCACCCGCGGCCGGCCTGCTCTTCATCAGCTTCCAGAACGACATCCGGACCTTCACCAGCACCCTGACCCACATGGACGACTCCGACGCGCTGCTGGGCTTCACCACCACGACCGCGAGCGCGACCTTCCTGATCCTCCCCGGCTTCGACTCCCGCCGCCCGCTGGGTTCCCCGCTCTTCCCCTGA
- a CDS encoding right-handed parallel beta-helix repeat-containing protein, producing MPRSALRVTAALLVALALLAGCGSGGGGHGDDGAAKGRRPSGTHVTIRVPADAPTISAAVSLARPGDLVLVAAGVYHESVRIDTSRVTLRGESRQKVVIDGRLRQPNGVVVAAPGVAVENLTVENNTQNGVLVTGSAAAVAGLPGQSGGYDTGDEPVHFLKAFLVSYVTATRNGLYGIYAFSAQNGVIEHSYASGGADSGIYVGQCKPCGIVVRDNVAELNAVGYEGTNASGDMYVVGNRLAGNRVGLTTDSDHQEKLLPQRGAVIAGNLIADNQQPRTPEQADGGWGIGVGVDGGSGNRFVRNRISGNADAGFVITATADLQPDGNQITDNTFSANGVDVGWTFPNATRGKDNCLRGNVLHTTTPARIAATASCPVRTDSATPSGSWTRPQAPAGIPFTDVAAPGPQPQFPNATTTGATVVPAVPALPDTADVPLPSPSLLATGARVQTS from the coding sequence ATGCCTCGATCAGCACTTCGCGTGACGGCTGCGTTACTGGTCGCGCTGGCGCTCCTGGCCGGCTGCGGCAGCGGCGGTGGCGGCCATGGCGATGACGGAGCGGCCAAGGGGCGGCGGCCCAGCGGCACGCACGTGACGATCCGCGTGCCCGCCGACGCCCCGACCATCTCGGCCGCGGTGTCCCTGGCCCGGCCCGGCGACCTGGTGCTGGTCGCCGCGGGCGTCTACCACGAGTCCGTGCGGATCGACACCTCTCGCGTCACGCTGCGCGGCGAGTCCCGGCAGAAGGTCGTCATCGACGGGCGGTTGCGGCAGCCCAACGGCGTCGTCGTCGCCGCGCCCGGGGTGGCCGTGGAGAACCTCACCGTGGAGAACAACACCCAGAACGGGGTGCTGGTCACCGGTTCCGCGGCGGCGGTCGCCGGGCTGCCCGGGCAGAGCGGCGGCTACGACACCGGCGACGAGCCCGTCCACTTCCTGAAGGCGTTCCTGGTCTCGTACGTGACCGCGACCCGCAACGGGCTCTACGGCATCTACGCGTTCTCCGCGCAGAACGGGGTGATCGAGCACTCCTACGCCTCGGGCGGAGCCGACTCCGGGATCTACGTCGGGCAGTGCAAGCCGTGCGGGATCGTCGTACGGGACAACGTCGCCGAACTCAACGCGGTCGGCTACGAGGGCACCAACGCCAGCGGCGACATGTACGTGGTGGGCAACCGCCTCGCCGGCAACCGCGTCGGTCTGACCACCGACTCCGACCACCAGGAGAAGCTGCTCCCGCAGCGCGGCGCCGTGATCGCCGGCAACCTGATCGCGGACAACCAGCAGCCGCGCACTCCCGAACAGGCCGACGGGGGCTGGGGAATCGGCGTCGGGGTGGACGGCGGCAGCGGCAACCGGTTCGTCCGCAACCGGATCAGCGGCAACGCCGACGCCGGGTTCGTGATCACCGCGACCGCCGACCTGCAGCCGGACGGCAACCAGATCACGGACAACACGTTCAGCGCCAACGGCGTGGACGTCGGCTGGACGTTCCCCAACGCCACGCGGGGGAAGGACAACTGCCTGCGGGGCAACGTCCTCCACACCACCACGCCCGCGCGGATCGCGGCGACCGCGTCCTGCCCGGTGCGGACCGACTCGGCCACGCCGTCGGGCAGTTGGACCAGGCCGCAGGCGCCCGCCGGCATCCCGTTCACCGACGTGGCCGCGCCCGGCCCGCAGCCGCAGTTCCCGAACGCCACCACCACCGGGGCCACCGTCGTGCCGGCCGTTCCCGCGCTGCCGGACACCGCGGACGTCCCGCTGCCGTCGCCGTCGCTGCTCGCGACCGGCGCCCGGGTGCAGACCTCGTGA